From the Nodularia sp. NIES-3585 genome, one window contains:
- a CDS encoding Uma2 family endonuclease, with protein sequence MLTTQEQLLSFEEYLAYQDDTDNRYELVDGRLELMNPPTFRHILVAKFIESQLDEQIRRLILPWLCFREAGIRTGWRKSRLADLYVVTVDQVTDILDQSAVCQTPPLLAVEIISPESIKRDYRFKRSEYAALEIPEYWIIDPLEKKVTVLFLEEGFYEESVFIGEQQIKSLAFSELALTVQQVLNVGK encoded by the coding sequence ATGCTCACTACACAAGAGCAATTATTAAGCTTTGAAGAATATCTGGCATATCAAGATGATACAGATAACCGTTATGAACTGGTAGACGGTAGACTAGAACTGATGAATCCCCCCACCTTCAGGCATATTTTAGTTGCCAAATTTATTGAAAGCCAGTTAGATGAACAAATACGACGCTTGATTTTACCTTGGCTTTGCTTTCGAGAAGCGGGTATTAGAACGGGATGGCGTAAGTCTAGGCTAGCGGATTTATATGTGGTAACGGTTGACCAAGTGACGGATATTTTAGATCAATCTGCTGTTTGTCAAACTCCTCCACTTTTGGCTGTGGAAATTATTAGCCCAGAATCGATTAAACGAGATTATCGTTTTAAGCGTTCTGAATATGCTGCTTTGGAAATTCCCGAATATTGGATTATTGATCCTTTAGAAAAAAAGGTGACGGTGCTGTTTCTGGAAGAAGGATTTTATGAAGAATCAGTTTTTATCGGAGAACAGCAAATTAAATCTCTCGCTTTTTCAGAACTAGCGCTAACTGTTCAGCAGGTTTTAAATGTGGGTAAGTAA
- a CDS encoding AAA family ATPase: MNFREEFKLLLRARYPLIYIPTYEEERVETAIREEAANQGNRPVYTWDFVDGYQGNPNDTGFGKRNPLQALEFVEKLPASAPAVLILRDYHRFLDDIAIARKLRNLARLLKSQPKNLVLLSPRIAIPDDLTEVLTVVEFPLPAAPEIKTEVERLLQSTGQNSLSGKILDDLVRSCQGLSMERIRRVLARAIASHGELQPEDVDLVLEEKRQTIRQTQILDFYPATERISDIGGLDNLKDWLLRRGGSFTDKARQYGLPHPRGLMLLGIQGTGKSLTAKAIAHHWHLPLLRLDVGRLFGGLVGESESRTRQMIQVAEALAPCVLWIDEIDKGFSGLGAKGDAGTASRVFGTFITWLAEKTSPVFVVSTANDIQALPPEMLRKGRFDEIFFVGLPTQDERKAIFNVHLSRLRPHNLKSYDIDRLAYETPDFSGAEIEQTLIEAMHIGFSQNRDFTNEDILEAASQIIPLARTAVEQIQQLQEWAASGRARLASKHTPLSDTFNKLR; the protein is encoded by the coding sequence ATGAACTTTCGTGAAGAATTTAAATTGCTGCTACGCGCCCGCTATCCTTTGATTTATATTCCCACTTATGAAGAGGAACGGGTAGAAACGGCGATTCGGGAAGAAGCCGCAAACCAAGGTAATCGCCCTGTCTATACTTGGGATTTTGTGGATGGCTACCAGGGAAACCCCAATGATACGGGTTTTGGCAAGCGTAACCCTTTGCAAGCGTTGGAATTTGTGGAAAAGTTGCCAGCCTCTGCTCCTGCTGTCTTGATTTTACGCGATTATCATCGGTTTTTAGATGATATAGCGATCGCACGCAAACTCCGCAATTTAGCCAGACTCCTCAAATCCCAACCCAAAAATCTGGTATTACTATCGCCACGCATCGCTATTCCCGACGATTTAACCGAAGTTCTCACCGTGGTTGAGTTTCCATTACCCGCAGCCCCAGAAATTAAAACTGAGGTGGAACGCCTATTACAAAGCACTGGTCAAAACTCCCTATCTGGCAAAATTCTCGATGACTTGGTGCGCTCTTGTCAAGGGCTATCAATGGAACGAATTCGGCGAGTTTTAGCCAGAGCGATCGCATCCCACGGAGAACTGCAACCAGAGGATGTAGACTTAGTTCTGGAGGAAAAGCGCCAAACTATCCGCCAAACCCAAATCCTCGACTTTTACCCCGCCACTGAGCGTATTTCTGATATAGGGGGACTAGATAACCTCAAAGACTGGTTACTGCGTCGGGGCGGCTCATTTACTGATAAAGCCCGCCAGTACGGATTACCACACCCCCGTGGTTTAATGTTATTAGGTATTCAAGGTACTGGTAAATCTTTAACAGCAAAAGCGATCGCCCATCATTGGCATTTACCCCTATTACGTCTTGATGTCGGACGCTTATTTGGTGGTTTAGTCGGTGAATCAGAATCTCGCACTCGCCAAATGATACAGGTAGCAGAAGCCCTCGCGCCTTGCGTCTTGTGGATTGATGAAATAGACAAAGGCTTTTCGGGACTTGGTGCTAAAGGTGATGCAGGTACTGCTAGCCGGGTATTTGGGACTTTTATTACTTGGTTAGCCGAAAAAACCTCACCAGTGTTTGTTGTTTCCACCGCTAATGACATCCAAGCCCTACCACCAGAAATGTTGCGTAAAGGGCGATTTGATGAAATTTTCTTTGTGGGTTTGCCTACCCAAGACGAAAGAAAAGCAATTTTTAACGTTCATTTATCCCGACTTCGCCCCCATAACCTGAAAAGTTATGATATTGATAGATTAGCTTATGAAACGCCCGATTTTTCTGGGGCTGAGATTGAGCAAACCTTGATTGAAGCAATGCATATTGGATTTAGTCAAAACCGCGATTTTACTAATGAAGATATTCTCGAAGCTGCCAGCCAGATCATACCCTTAGCGCGGACGGCTGTGGAGCAAATTCAACAACTACAAGAATGGGCTGCATCTGGGAGAGCGCGTTTAGCCTCAAAACACACTCCTTTGAGTGATACTTTTAATAAGTTACGCTAA
- the rbsK gene encoding ribokinase, whose protein sequence is MSIIVFGSINIDLVATTSRLPIAGETILGEDFFKIPGGKGANQAVALARLEIPTHMVGRVGADNFGAELVQNLQITGVQTDNIFIDETVSSGVAIITVDDAGENQIVVIPGANGRVNQEDIERLSHLLPTAKALLLQLEIPIDAVVAAAKAAKNTNVKVILDPAPAQTNLPDELYPLIDIITPNEIEAGQLVGFPVNNQESAIKAAKVLLQRGVKCAVVKLGAKGVVCTISEETFCVPAFPVDAVDTVAAGDAFNGGLAAGLYQGLSLDKAIIWGSAAGALAATKLGAQTSLPDKLTFDYFLEERGLGTEPV, encoded by the coding sequence ATGAGTATTATCGTCTTCGGCAGCATCAATATAGACCTAGTAGCAACCACATCCAGATTACCAATTGCAGGAGAAACAATATTAGGAGAAGACTTTTTTAAAATACCAGGAGGCAAAGGAGCAAATCAAGCCGTAGCATTAGCGAGATTAGAAATTCCTACTCACATGGTGGGACGTGTCGGCGCAGATAATTTTGGTGCAGAACTTGTCCAAAACTTACAAATTACAGGCGTACAGACGGATAATATCTTCATTGATGAAACCGTGAGTTCTGGAGTTGCCATAATCACCGTAGATGATGCAGGTGAAAATCAAATTGTTGTGATTCCTGGTGCAAACGGGCGAGTTAATCAAGAAGATATAGAGCGATTATCCCACTTATTACCAACAGCTAAAGCACTGCTTTTACAACTAGAAATTCCCATTGATGCCGTAGTAGCAGCAGCCAAAGCTGCAAAAAACACAAATGTTAAAGTAATTTTAGATCCCGCACCCGCACAAACTAATTTACCGGATGAACTATACCCATTAATCGATATTATTACACCCAATGAAATTGAAGCAGGTCAATTGGTGGGTTTTCCTGTAAATAATCAGGAATCAGCAATCAAAGCAGCTAAAGTTTTATTACAACGGGGTGTAAAATGTGCGGTTGTGAAATTAGGTGCAAAAGGTGTTGTCTGCACCATTTCTGAGGAAACATTTTGTGTCCCTGCTTTCCCGGTTGATGCTGTTGACACCGTTGCTGCTGGCGATGCTTTTAATGGTGGTTTAGCAGCCGGACTTTATCAAGGACTTTCTTTAGATAAAGCAATTATTTGGGGTTCAGCCGCAGGTGCTTTAGCCGCCACAAAACTAGGCGCACAAACTTCTTTACCTGATAAATTAACGTTTGATTATTTCTTGGAAGAAAGGGGATTAGGAACTGAACCCGTGTAG
- a CDS encoding nucleoside deaminase codes for MDNFMEAAIAQAKQGRKEGGIPIGSILVKDGKIIGRGHNKRVQDDDPVTHAEIDCLRNAGRVGSYRGTTLYSTLMPCYLCAGAVVQFGIKKVIAGESRTFPGAKEFMVSHGVEVIDLNLDECEQMMSEFIETNPELWNEDIGK; via the coding sequence ATGGATAATTTTATGGAAGCTGCGATCGCACAAGCAAAACAAGGTAGAAAAGAAGGTGGAATTCCCATCGGTTCTATCCTCGTTAAGGATGGCAAGATTATCGGGAGAGGACACAATAAACGTGTGCAAGATGATGATCCTGTTACCCACGCCGAAATAGATTGTCTCCGCAATGCTGGTAGAGTCGGTAGCTATAGAGGTACCACACTTTATTCAACCTTAATGCCGTGCTATTTGTGTGCTGGCGCAGTGGTGCAATTTGGCATTAAAAAAGTCATCGCCGGAGAATCGAGAACTTTCCCAGGTGCTAAAGAATTTATGGTGTCCCACGGCGTGGAAGTAATTGATCTCAACCTTGACGAATGCGAACAAATGATGAGTGAATTTATTGAAACAAATCCTGAATTATGGAATGAAGATATTGGAAAGTAG
- a CDS encoding SH3 domain-containing protein codes for MFSNLLKFILGVILAIAILAGSGVAVALYFMNRSFIPPPKPLFANDSPLLQEQAPPATEVNTTATPTPTPTPTPTPTPTPTDTLPPGAYQGRVTWPQGLSVRAEPSLDAERVGGVGVNEELIVLEESQDKRWQKIRIQGGQEGWVRIGNTQRVE; via the coding sequence ATGTTTTCTAATTTACTAAAGTTTATACTAGGCGTGATCTTAGCGATCGCCATTTTAGCGGGTAGCGGCGTTGCAGTTGCACTATATTTTATGAATCGGAGTTTTATACCCCCACCTAAACCTCTTTTTGCAAATGATAGTCCGTTGTTGCAAGAGCAAGCTCCTCCAGCGACGGAGGTAAACACGACAGCCACACCTACACCTACGCCAACGCCAACGCCTACACCTACGCCTACTCCCACCGACACATTACCACCGGGGGCTTACCAAGGACGTGTTACTTGGCCTCAAGGCTTGAGTGTGCGAGCTGAACCAAGCTTGGATGCTGAACGTGTTGGTGGAGTTGGTGTGAATGAAGAACTGATTGTACTAGAAGAAAGTCAAGATAAAAGATGGCAAAAAATTCGCATCCAAGGTGGACAAGAAGGTTGGGTAAGAATAGGTAATACTCAACGGGTGGAATAA